In Mycteria americana isolate JAX WOST 10 ecotype Jacksonville Zoo and Gardens chromosome 3, USCA_MyAme_1.0, whole genome shotgun sequence, a single genomic region encodes these proteins:
- the COX20 gene encoding cytochrome c oxidase assembly protein COX20, mitochondrial — MAGEGDSEPRKSFKLLGFLDVKSVPCARESVLYGSLGSLVVGLGHFLATSRVRRSCDFAVGGFICTMLGYWFYCRYNLAQHRIRQRMLKEGMRNKILFEGSSLDPERKQTGNERSDS; from the exons ATGGCGGGCGAGGGCGACTCTGAGCCGAGGAAG tccTTTAAACTCCTAGGATTTCTTGATGTTAAGAGTGTCCCATGTGCACGAGAATCAGTGCTCTATGGCTCCCTGGGATCTTTAGTTGTGGGTCTTGGACATTTTTTAGCAACTA gtagAGTTAGAAGATCTTGTGACTTTGCAGTTGGTGGCTTTATATGCACAATGTTAGGATACTG GTTTTACTGCAGGTACAATTTGGCCCAACACAGGATCCGGCAAAGAATGCTTAAAGAAggaatgagaaacaaaattttatttgaagGCAGTTCTCTTgatccagaaagaaaacaaactggcaATGAAAGAAGCGATTCATAG